ACTGTCACATTACTCATCACCCCCAGTGACTAACTGCATTCCTACTCCACCCTACTGTAACTCACACAAACCAATCTGCAAATCAAGTCATATACAAGCACATCTTTTACAAATCACCAGGGGTTTCTGTGAGATTCAGCTCAAAAGTATAAACAGTGATAACACATAGAACTGAGGGGCTCCAATTGTTACCATGATGAAGCAGTGTAATTTCACTGTAGCAGAAGCTCATTTCTGAAGCTTGTCCAACTTTGAGTCCGAAAtgaggtgattgtgtgtgtgtacacctgtgTGTATGGAAACAGAGCATCATGACTCACCCAGCTCTGtcggcctctctctctatgtgtacTCCTGCTCCTAATCCTGGACAGGCTCCCCTCCATAGCACTCGCAGACAGGGCTGATCTACGGGACACGCTGCGGGACCTGATCCTGGACAGGCTCCCCTCCATAGCACACTCAGACGGGGCTGATCTACGGGACACGCTGCGGGACCTSATCCGGTTCAGCTCCTAAGACATGGGGAGCGTAGAATGAAATGGAATGTTTGCTGTTACGGAACAGTTTACTAGCCTGCTAATATTGATATGCTGGAAAGTCTAGGGGTCTTACGCCTGGTTAACCGGTCTGTAACCTGATTTAAAGAAATCAGCGTATGAGGACCGTGTTGTATGCACTTATATCCAGGAGACAGCAACCAGCTCAGTCTTAACGCCTCCTCGGCTAGCTTAAGCAGATCATTGTTCGTTCAAAATGGTGACAGAAATACttatacaaaaataaacaaacaaaaaaggacAAAACCAAAGCCCACTAAGAAAAATAACCCTGCATCCTCCTGGTTCTGCAAGCTTGCACCCTAATCATCTTTCAATTTCCTCCACCTGTGGGCTTAATAAGGCTTGGCACAGCMCCTGAGCCGGTCGGTGCTGCCACCTGGGGAAGGAGTGTGGAAGTGTATCCTGGTAGTGTACTGCCCAACTGTGTGTCAACACTAAACTACCCCCCATAATCATAACATTACACAAAAGCACTTGTACTGGTTGAATTCATTGAATCTATAGATGCCACTGATTCACATATCCTATGTATCTCCTTATGATACTGTTTCTTACCTGGGAGCCCTGAGATCTCCTCTGGCCTCTGGCCTCTACCCTGTGCCCCTGGGGCTCTGAGTCCTGGGGGAACCAGGTCTGCTCCATGGGGGACCCAGGGCTGTGGGGCGCTCTCCTGGGGAAGGATGGTTCACTGGGCATACCAGACCAGCGTCTCTCTGGGACCAGGATGGGGGCCGTGGCCCTGTCCTCCAGCCTGTGGAGGAGCTGCTCCAGGCTGGGTTTATTGGCAGGCTTCCTGGGTGGCTCTGGTCCAGCCATGGGCCTATCCACTGATTCCTCGTCGATGCTTAGCCTCTGCTCCCACAGCTCCTGCTGAGAGGGGGCCCACACTGTACTGGGTCGCCCCACTGCGCCCTCGGGAGCCATCCTATGGCCACCTTCCCTTTCTGGAGAGTGGGGGTGGGATCTCACCCCACTACCTGGGTCTGAGCCCTGGATGCCAGTAACAGGGAACACCTCTCTAGTGGGCAAGGGTTGTGTCTCGGTYTGGGACCTGAATGAGTCTATGTCCAAGATACCAGGTCTGTAGTGGTCATCTGCCCAGGGAGAGGGCTGCTTCCATCGGACACTAGGGGAGTGGGGACTGCCTCTGGAGTGCAGGTCACCCAGAGACCAGCACCMAGAGTCTAGATCCAGCATTTTAGGTCTGAGAGGTAAAGAGTCCAGCACCCCCCTCTCctggttctctctcctctgcctctccatgattctctgtctctctgcctcctcttgtATGGCTACCTGTCTCAtcttctcctgttcctctctctccatcttttcccTTAGTCTCTGCTTTCCAAGCTCATGAagcagttgtctctctctctcattctgcttCTGTTTTTCAAACTCAAACAGttgtcttctctccatctcctttatTCTCTCCAGTTCTtctatcctctgtctctccctctctaactcccTTTTTCTATCCCTCTGGTTTTCCAATTCCTGTCTCTCAAAGTCCAACTGTTTctgtctctccaactctctctgttTTAGTCTTTCCAGATCgcgttgcctctctctctccaactcttgcACTCTTTCCCTTtccaactctctctgtctgtcttcctcctgTTGTATGGCTTGCTGTCTCATCttttcctgctcctctctctccattctctctctttgtctctgcttTTCAAGCTCCAGAAGCTGttgcctccctctctcattctgctTCTGTTTTTCAAACTCAAACAGttgtcttctctccatctcctttatTCTCTCCAACTCTTCAGTCCTCTCCTTGTCCaacttcttctgtctctctaagtctaactgtctctgcctctccttaCAAACTCTTTTCTGTTCTCTAAGTCTaactgtctctgcctctccttttcaaactctttctgtctctctaagtctaactgtctctgcctctccttttcaaactccttctgtctctctaagtctaactgtctctgcctctcctttcaaactcctttctgtctctctaagtctaactgtctctgctctccttttcaaactctttctgtctctctaagtctaactgtctctgcctctccttttcaaactctttctgcctctctaaGTCTAACTGTCTCTGCTCTCCTTTTCAAACTCTTTCTGCTCTCTAAGTCTAACTGTCTCTGCTCTCCTTTTCAAACTCTTTCTGTCTCCTGCTCTCCTTTTCAAACTCTTTCTGCCTCTTCTAAGTCTaactgtctctgcctctccttttcaaactctttctgtctctctaagtctactgtctctgcctctcctttcaaactctttctgcctctctaaGTCTaactgtctctgcctctcctttcaaactctttctcctctctaagtctaactgtctctgcctctccttttcaaactctttctgtctctctaagtctaactgtctctgcctctccttttcaaactctttctgcctctctaaGTCTaactgtctctgcctctccttttcAAACCTTTCTGCCTCTCTAAGTCTaactgtctctgcctctccttttcaaactctctgtctctgcctctcctttttcaaactccttctgtctctctaagtctaactgtctctgcctctccttttcaaactctttctgtctctctaagTCTAACTGTCTCTGGCTCTCCTTTTCAAACTCTTTCTGCCTCTTCTAAGTCTaactgtctctgcctctccttttcaaaactccttctgtctctctaagtctaactgtctctgcctctccttttcaaactccttctgtctctctaagTCTAACTGTCTTGGCTCTCCTTTCAAACTCTTTCTGCCTCCTAAGTCTAacttctctgcctctcctttcaaactctttctgcctctctaaGTCTAACTGTCTCTGCCTCTTCCTTTTCaaactctttctgtctctctaagtctaactgtctctgcctctcctttcaaact
This portion of the Salvelinus sp. IW2-2015 linkage group LG15, ASM291031v2, whole genome shotgun sequence genome encodes:
- the LOC111974159 gene encoding uncharacterized protein KIAA1671 isoform X1 gives rise to the protein MERRQLFEFEKQKQNERGRQQLLELEKQRQRERMEREEQEKMRQQAIQQEEDRQRELERERVQELERERQRDLERLKQRELERQKQLDFERQELENQRDRKRELERERQRIEELERIKEMERRQLFEFEKQKQNERERQLLHELGKQRLREKMEREEQEKMRQVAIQEEAERQRIMERQRRENQERGVLDSLPLRPKMLDLDSXCWSLGDLHSRGSPHSPSVRWKQPSPWADDHYRPGILDIDSFRSQTETQPLPTREVFPVTGIQGSDPGSGVRSHPHSPEREGGHRMAPEGAVGRPSTVWAPSQQELWEQRLSIDEESVDRPMAGPEPPRKPANKPSLEQLLHRLEDRATAPILVPERRWSGMPSEPSFPRRAPHSPGSPMEQTWFPQDSEPQGHRVEARGQRRSQGSQELNRXRSRSVSRRSAPSECAMEGSLSRIRSRSVSRRSALSASAMEGSLSRIRSRSTHRERGRQSWEQLKQNVDGEEGRDMDTLVRETDSQYGTWETGLHTDDSLTPATPPSDSHPSQSPRKPTPLYTPGEHVHTPPSDLDTPDGFSAQPEIQPLPFPEASTSLLDSSALRSRVQLSKMRGPRSRPSRVSRQTAALSVHPEGQATPTEDWRSRDSTEDKVESSKKDSDSEEQARGADPRSAAASSQPQRVALFPGMDPSALMAQLKKRSDSDNQTEGPATSPSQLSRSPKSPFLPRASRVLPPSVGKENGEEASPQWLRELKSKKRLSQYENDS